Below is a window of Janthinobacterium lividum DNA.
GAACCTGCCGCAGCAATGACGCGGCCCAGCAAGCACACAGAGGAAAAAACCATGGCAGCCACCGCCCCCATCGAACAGCTGATGCAGCATATTGCCGCCGAGTACGACAATCTGTCGCGCCAGTTGAAAGTCATCGCGCAATACATTGAAAAGCACCGGGCCAGCCTGATGCTTGAGCGCATCAGCGACATCGCTGCCGCCTGCGACGTGCAGCCATCCGCCATCGTGCGCTTCGCGCAGCGCTTCGGCTATACGGGCTTTTCCGAAATGCAGGATGTGTTCCGCCAGGCGTACACGGACCAGGCCGGCGCCACGCCCGACTACCAGCAGCGCATCCGCAAGCTCATTTCCACGCGCGACGCCGCCCTCAGCGCAGGCGATCTGACGCGCGAATTTGTCGGCGCCAGCCGCGCCGGCCTCGACGACCTGGCGGCCGGTCTCGACGACGCGCAGCTGGAAGCGGCCGTCAACCTGCTATTGAAAGCAGACAATATCTATGTGATCGGCGTGCGCCGGTCCTTTCCGATCGCCTCCTACATCGCCTACGCGCTGGAACACACGGACAAGCGCGTGCACCTGATTAGCGGACTGGGCGGCATGCACCGCGAGCAGATGCGCAGCGTGCGCGAACGCGATGTGGCGATCGCCATCAGTTTCTCGCCTTACGGCAAGGAAACCCAGCAGTGCATCAAGGCGGCGCAAGACAAGGGCGCCAAGGTTCTGGTGATTACCGACAGCAAGCTGGCGCCGCTCGCGCGGGCCGCCGACGCACTGCTCACCGTCACCGAGGGCAGCGCCTTCGC
It encodes the following:
- a CDS encoding MurR/RpiR family transcriptional regulator encodes the protein MAATAPIEQLMQHIAAEYDNLSRQLKVIAQYIEKHRASLMLERISDIAAACDVQPSAIVRFAQRFGYTGFSEMQDVFRQAYTDQAGATPDYQQRIRKLISTRDAALSAGDLTREFVGASRAGLDDLAAGLDDAQLEAAVNLLLKADNIYVIGVRRSFPIASYIAYALEHTDKRVHLISGLGGMHREQMRSVRERDVAIAISFSPYGKETQQCIKAAQDKGAKVLVITDSKLAPLARAADALLTVTEGSAFAFRSLTSTICLCQALFIALAYKLELDIEEIHTPGEHDD